The window CCGCCTTCGCGCCGTGGAGGTCCCGGTCCAGCAGGTGCCGCGCCGGGCCAGCAGGCGGCGCAGCCACAGTTCCATGGAGACGAGCTCCGCCAGCCCGTCCAGGGGGACCGGGCGCCCGTCCGCCGCGTCGAGCAGCGCCTGGCGCACGACCCGGGCCTCGATCAGGCCGGCGTCCGCGAGCAGCGGCGACGCGAACAGGTCCAGCAGGTCGCTCAGCGCGGCGCGCAGCCCCAGCCGGGTCGCGGTCTCGTTCGGCATCCTGTCCGTGACGCCCCAGCCCGGCGGGAACTCGCGCACCCCGGCCGAGGACAGGACCGTGCGCAGGATCGCGGCCCGGGCCCCGGGCTGGACCCGCAGCGACTCGGGCAGGGCGCGCGCGGCCCGGACGACCTGGTTGTCCAGGAAGGGGGCGTGCAGGCGCTGGCTGCGGACCTCCACGGCCTGCTCGAAGACCCGGTGGTCGGCGGCGTGGCGGGCGAGCAGTGAGCGGGCCCGGGCCTCCCCCGGCCGCAGCGACAGCGGCGGGCGGCCGGCCGCGGCCGTCAGACGGATCGATACTTCCGCCAGCGCCTCCCCCGTGAGCCAGCCGGCCGCCGGGCCGGGCCGGGACCAGGTCAGGGCGGCGAGGGAAGCGTCCACCGGACCGGTGGAGCGCTCGGGGACCCCGCCCTCGCGGAGCCGGGCCGCGGCGGCCTCCATGCCCGCGCGGTACGTCGTACGGGCAAGTCTTCGGGCCGCCGAGTACACGGTGAGCGGGACCATCAGGGACTCCCCGGAGGCTCCCGAGGCGGAGGCCGAACGGGCCAGCGCGGCCACCGGGCGCAGCAGGTGGCGGCGCCGGCGGTCCATCAGGAGGTCGGCCATGCGAGCCGGGTGGGCGTCGAGGACCTGGCGGGCGCCGTGCCCGGTGAAGTGGTCGGCCGAGCCGGCGGCCAGCCGGCGCCGCTCGCGGGCGGCGAAGACGAGCGAGGGGCCGGGCTCGTCGGTGAGCGGTCCGTCGAGTTCGGCGTACGGGAGTGCTTCCTCGGCGGCGGCCACCACGACGTGGTGCAGGCGCGGGTCGGCCGCGATGGCCCTGGCCCGTTCCAGTTCGGCCTCGCGCCCCTGCGGGGTGGCCAGGTCGTTGAAGGTGACGGCCAGCAGGCGCGCCCCGGCGGGACTCAGCAGGGTTCCCGGGGCCCCGGGCAGGCCGGCCGCCAGCAGGGCCAGCGTCGCGGACGCGCTGCCGCCGGAGAGGTCGGCGCCCACCCCGGGGGCCGGGGCGCCGCGGGCGGCCCGGCGGTCGGCGGGGCCCATTCCGGGCACGGGGCCGGGATCGTACGGCGGCAGGGTGTCGGGAGCATGCCGCGGAGCCGTGAGCCGGGCGCGCACCGCGTCCACCAACGCTTCCCGTACGCCCTCCACCGCGCGCCCGGCGTCGGCCTCGGGGGCGGCCACGGCGAGCGAGGCGACCTGCTCGTAGCCGGTGATCTCGCGGGAGCCCTCGCGCAGGATGAGCGCGTGCCCGGGCGGGATGCGCCGGACCCCGGCGTACGGTGTGCCGTCGCCCAGCGCCTCGGGGCTGTCGGGGCAGGCCAGCAGGGCCGCGAGGTGGCCGATGTCGAGCTGTGCCTCGATCAGGTCGGCGAGGGGGAGGGCGGCGGTGGCGTACGCGGTGCCGCTCGCCCAGGGGGTGTAGAAGACGGGCCGGGCGCCCGCGAGGTCGCCGACGACGGTGATGCGGCGGCCGGCCTGGACGACGGCGGTGTAGCTGCCGGACCACTGGGTGAGGTGGCGCAGGGCGCCGCCGCGGGCGGCGTAGAGCGCGCGCCGCAGTTCGGCGTCGGTGGCGCCGCAGCAGCCGAGGACGGCGAGCCGGGTGAAGGGGTCGGCGGGGTCGGCGGTGACGGTGCGGATCTCGTCGGGGCGCCAGTCGCCGACGGCCCAGAGGGGGTCGGGGTCTCCCCAGAGCAGTTGGGCCCCGACGGGGTGGACGGTGCGTTCCGCGTCCGCGCCCGGGTCGCCCGGGTGGGCGGCGTCCGCGATGCCGCCGCGCAGGGGCGCACCACTGTCGCCGTATCCGCCCTGGCCAGGGCCTTGGCCGGAGACTCGTCCGGCCGTGCCGAAGCTCGCGGCGATACTGCTCCAACCCACCAACCAGCGCACCGCCGCCTCCCCAGCCCGTGGGCACATGACCGGGGCACAGGCAGCACGGACGGCGCAGAGCGCGCGGCCGCGGGACCCCGGGTGGCTCGGGGTCCATGCTGCCACGGGACAGGCGTGCGAGAGTGGTTAAAGGGGGCGCACACGCAAACGAACACGCCCCGGCAACGCGGTATTTGGCGTTCCGTTCCCACCGCCCCATAGGTCGCTTTCAGCCATTCTTCGGCCGCCGGAAGAGCCGTCACGGGCTGCCGGCACCCGGCGCGGGGGCGCGGTCCGGGAGGCGGAAGCCACCCCCCGGACCGTTCCGCCACCCGCGGGGATTGAGGCAGCGGCGTCCCCCGGCCCACCCGGTCCACGCAGCGGGCCGACCCACGCACCGCACATCGAATCGCCGGGTCCCGGGACCGGCCAGAGCGCACGGGCGGGCGCACGGCCACACGGGCGGAGCACGCGATGACACGTGCGCCCCGGCGCCGGGGTCGGGGCCGACTGTGCAAACGGACAACAATCCCGCCATACGGAAGTAAGGGCCTTAACGCTTGGGAGGCGGGGAACTACGCTGGGTTTACGAAATGCCGGGCGCCTATGCCCCGGCGGCGTCTGCGTTCCGCGTGTGACGAGGGGTGGCGCATGTCCAGGGAGCTCCGCGAGCCCAATGAAAAGCTCGGCGCCGTCCTCGCCCTCGCGGGCATCAGCAACGCCGGGCTGGCCCGGCGGGTCAACGACCTCGGCGCACAGCGCGGCCTGACGCTTCGGTACGACAAGACGTCGGTGGCCCGTTGGGTGTCGAAGGGGATGGTGCCGCAGGGCGCCGCCCCGCATCTGATCGCCGCCGCGATCGGCGCGAAGCTGGGGCGGCCGGTGCCGCTGCACGAGATCGGGCTGGCGGACGCGGACCCCGCGCCCGAGGTCGGTCTCGCCTTCCCGCGCGACGTGGGCGCGGCGGTGCGCTCGGCCACCGACCTCTACCGGCTCGACCTCGCCGGACGGCGCGGCGGCGGCGGGATCTGGCAGTCGCTCGCGGGCTCGTTCTCGGTGGCGGCGTACGCGACGCCCGCCTCGCGCTGGCTGATATCTCCCGCCGACAGCTCGGTGGCCCGGGGACCGGCGGGCTCGGCTCCGCACCTCGCGCCCCACCGTCCGGCGGACGACACCTCCGCGGCGCACGAGCCCGCGGCGCAGCACTCCATGGTCCAGAGCCCCTTATCAGCGACCCCCTCGGCTCACGACGGGCCGGCGCACGGGGCGACGGCACCGGGTCCCCGGCCCTCCCCGGAAGGCCGCACGACCGGACCCGCGACGGGCCCGATGACCGGACCGGTGACAGGGCCGATGACAGGGCCGGGAGCCGGACCGGGAGGCGGATCCGCCACAGGCCCGCCGTCCACCGTTTTGCCCGCCCAGCCCGGGCCCGAAACGCAGCGCGACCACGGTCAGCGCGTGGGCCACAGCGACGTGACGAAGCTGCGCGAGGCCGCCGAGGACGCCCGCCGGTGGGACTCCAAGTACGGGGGCGGGGACTGGCGTTCGTCGATGGTCCCCGAGTGCCTGCGGGTGGACGCGGCACCGCTGCTGCTCGGCTCGTACACCGACGAGGTGGGCCGCGCGCTGTTCGGCGCGACCGCCGAACTGACCCGGCTGGCCGGGTGGATGGCCTTCGACACCGGCCAGCAGGAGGCCGCCCAGCGCTACTACATCCAGGCGCTGCGGCTCGCCCGCGCGGCCGCGGACGTACCGCTCGGTGGCTACGTACTGGCCTCGATGTCGCTGCAGGCGACCTACCGGGACTTCCCGGACGAGGGCGTGGACCTCGCGCAGGCGGCCGTCGAGCGCAACCGCGGCCTGGCCACCGCCCGCACCATGAGCTTCTTCCGGCTGGTGGAGGCACGGGCGCACGCGAAGGCGAGCGATCCGGTGGCCGCGGGGGCGGCGCTGCGGGCGGCGGAGGGCTGGCTGGAGCGGTCGCGGGAGGGCGATCCGGATCCGACCTGGCTCGGCTTCTACTCGTACGACCGCTTCGCGGCGGACGCCGCGGAATGCTACCGGGACCTCAAACTGCCCCGGCAGGTGAGGCGTTTCACCGAGCAGGCACTGTCGCGGCCCACCGAGGAGTACGTACGGTCGCACGGGCTGCGGCTGGTCGTGAGCGCGGTCGCCGAGCTGGAGTCGGGCAATCTCGACGCCGCGTGCGCGGCGGGCACCCGGGCGGTGGAGGTGGCGGGCAGGATCTCCTCTGCGCGGACGACCGAATACGTACGGGACCTGCTGCACCGGCTGGAACCGTACGGGGACGAGCCGCGTGTGGCGGAGCTGCGGGAGCGGGCCCGGCCGCTGTTGGTGGCGCCGGCGTAGGACCCGTCTTCGGGGGGCCGCGTGGCCGCGTTGTCGGTGCCGGGGTGCAGTATGCAGGGGTGGGAGGTGTCAGCGTGGGTGGCGGCGTGGACTGCGATGTGCTGGTGATCGGCGGCGGAATCGTCGGCCTGTCGACGGCGCATGCCTTGTCGCGCCTGGCTCCGGGGACCAGGGTGGTCGTCCTGGAGAAGGAGCCGGGTCCGGCCCGGCACCAGACGGGCCGCAACAGCGGGGTGATCCACAGCGGGATCTACTACCGGCCGGGTTCGCTGAAGGCGCGCTTCGCGGTGAGCGGGGCCGCCGAGATGGTCAAGTTCTGCGCGGAGCACGGCATTGCGCACGAGGTGACGGGCAAGCTGATCGTCGCCACGGAGCGGGAGGAGCTGCCGCGGCTGCACGCCCTGGTCCAGCGCGGCCGGGAGAACGGCATTCCGGTGCGCGAGCTGGGCCCGGCCCAGATCACCGAGTACGAACCGGAAGTGCAGGGGCTGGCCGCGATCCACGTCGGCAGCACCGGGATCGTGGACTACGGCCGGGTGACCGCCCAGCTGGCGGAGTCCTCCGGCGCGGAGATCGTCTACGGCGGCGCGGTCGACCTGATCTCCCGGCGCGCCTCGGCGGTGGCGGTCCGCACCACGTCCGGCCTGGTGGTCAGGGCGCGCGTGCTGGTGAACTGCGCGGGCCTCCAGTGCGACCGGATCGCCCGCATGGCCGGAGACGACCCGGGGATGCGGATCGTCCCCTTCCGTGGCGAGTACTACGACCTCGCGCGGCCGGACCTGGTCAGGGGGCTGGTGTACCCGGTGCCCGACCCCGCCTTCCCCTTCCTCGGGGTGCACCTGACCCGGGGCATCGGCGGCGGCGTCCACGTCGGTCCCAACGCCGTTCCCGCGCTGGCCCGCGAGGGCTACGCCTGGTCGACGGTGCGGCCCCGCGACATCGCGGACGAGCTCGCCTGGCCGGGATCCTGGCGGATGGCCGCGCGGCACTGGCGGTACGGGACGGGAGAGATCCACCGTTCGCTGTCGAAGCAGGCCTTCACCCGGGCGGTACGGCGCCTCCTGCCGGCCGTCACCGCGGCGGACCTCCACCCCGCCGCGGCCGGGGTGCGCGCCCAGGCCGTGCTGCGCGACGGCACCCTGGTGGACGACTTCCTGATCCGCGACGCCCCGCGCACGGTCCACGTCCTCAACGCCCCCTCGCCCGCCGCGACCGCGTCCCTCCCGATCGGCCGGGAGATCGCCGCCCGCGCGCTGCGGACCCTCGGCTCGGCCTGAACCGCTGCGGCGGGACCCGGGCCGCGGAAGGTCGGCGGGGCCGCCGGGCCGGGCTGCCCGGGTGTGTCCCGGGAGCTGCTCGCGCAGCGACTCCCGGACCCCCCGTCGTAGAATCAGCGCATTGTGTCTGAGTCCCTGAACCCCCAGTCGCCCCGCCTCCCGGACGCCGCGCCGGAGGCGAACTCGTACGTGCCGCCCAAGTGGCGCACCGAGCCCCGCTTCCCCGACGGGCCCTCGCCCGACCCGGCCGGCTCGCACCACGAGCGCCGGATCCGCAGCTTCCAGCCCCGCCGCAGCCGGGTCACCACCGGCCAGGGCGAGGCCCTGAAGCGGCTCTGGGGCACCTGGGGCCTGGACATCGACGGCCACCGGGTCATCGACCTGAAGGAGCTCTTCGACGGCCTCCCCGTCGTCCTGGAGATCGGCTTCGGCATGGGTGAGGCCACTGCCCAGATGGCGGCCGACGACCCCGGCACCGGGATCCTCGCCGCCGACGTGCACACCCCCGGGCAGGGCAACCTGCTCGCCCTCGCCGAGCGCGGCGGGATGAGCAACATCCGGGTGGCCAACGGCGACGCCATCATCCTGCTCCGCGAGATGCTGCCGCCGGACTCACTGGCCGGTATGCGCGTGTACTTCCCGGACCCGTGGCCCAAGGCCCGCCACCACAAGCGCCGGCTGATCCAGCCCGACTTCCTCACCCTGGCCGCGACCCGCCTGGCGCCCGGAGCCGTACTGCACTGCGCGACCGACTGGGAGCCGTACGCCGAGCAGATGCTCGAAGTGCTCACCGCACACCCGGACTTCGAGAACACCCGGCCCGACGGCGGCTTCTCCCCGCGTCCCGAGTTCCGGCCGCTCACCCGTTTCGAGGGCCAGGGCCTCGACAAGGGCCACCTCGTACACGACTTGCTCTTCCGTCGCACGGAGAACTGACAACGTCACCGCGCGTGTCCGAACGGCTCGCTAGGGTCATGGTGTGTTCCGAGCGCCCCGCCATGTGCTCCCACGTCCGTCCGGCCGGGTCCGCACGTGCGTGCTTCTCGCCCTGCTCGCCGTCACGGGGATCGCGATCCTCGAACTCGTACGGGAGCAGACCGGCACCCCCGGCTTCTTCGTCGGCCTCGGCCTGGCCCTGCTTCCGGTGGCTCCGCTCATGGCGGCCTTCCGGTGGCTGGGCCGGGCCGCGCCCGCGCCCTGGTCGCTGCTGCTGTTCTGCTTCGGCTGGGGCGCCTGCACCGCGGCACTGATCGCGATACTGGCCAACAACTTCGCCACCGAGTGGATAGCCGCGGCCACTGCCGACGCCTCCGCCGCCGACCGGCTCGGCTCGGTGGCCATCGCTCCGGTGGTGGAGGAGAGCGCCAAGGCGGCTGCCCTGCTCATGGTGTTCGTGTTCCGAAGGCGCCATTTCACCGGACCCGCCGACGGATTCGTGGTGGCCGGCTTCACCGCCACCGGCTTCGCCTTCACCGAGAACATCCTCTATCTCGGCAATGCCTTCGTCGAGGACCTGGCCGAGGGCAGCGGCGTACTGGACTCGGTGACGGCGGCGACCTTCTTCGTGCGGATGGTGCTGTCGCCCTTCGCGCACCCGCTGTTCACCGTGCTCACCGGGCTGGGGTTCGGCGTGGCCGCGGTCGGCGCCCGCCGCTCGCGCAGGATCTGCCCGCCGCTGCTCGGCCTCGCCCTGGCCATGGGCATGCACGCCCTGTGGAACGGCTCCTCGCACTTCGGCGACCACGGGTTCTACCTCGTCTACGCGTGCGTGATGGTCCCGGCCTTCGGGCTGCTGGTGTGGCAGGCCGTGCGGATAAGGCGCAACCGGTTGCGGGCCGTCGCCGGGGAGCTCGCGCTGTACGCGGCCGCGGGCTGGCTCGGTCCGGCCGAGGTGCCGGCCCTGGCCTCGATGCCGGCCCGGTCACTGGCCCGCACCCTGGCCCGGCGCAGCGGGGGCCGGGCGGCCGGACGCGCGGTCGCCCGCTACGAGGCGGACGCGGCCGCGCTGGCGCTGCTACGGAACCGGGCGCGGCGCGGCGGCCCCGTACGGGAGCGGGACTTCGCGGGCCGGGAGCGGGAGTTGCTGCACGGGCTCTGGCAGCGCCGGGCGACGGCGGGGCCCGCGCTGGCCCGGGCGGCGGTCATGGAGGAGCTGATTCCGTCGTGGTTCGACCCGCTGGAGCCGGCGGACACGCTGGATGCGGCGGGTGCACGGGCGGACGTACCGGGGCCGCGCCGGACGGACCTCAGACGTTCAGGCCCTTGGACTCCAGCCACGCCAGCGGGTCCATCGTCGATCCGCCCTTGCGCACTTCCAGGTGGAGATGGGGTCCGGTGACATTGCCGGTGGCGCCGACGCGGCCGATGGTGTCGCCGGCGCCCACCGCGCCGGAGGTCACCGACATCGAGGACAGGTGGCAGTACCAGATCTCGGTGCCGTCCGGCAGCTCCAGCACGATCCGGTAGCCGTACGCGCCGGACCAGCCCGCCGACGTGATCTTCCCGGCGGCCACGGCCTTGGCCGGGGTGCCGGTCGGAGCCGCGAAGTCGAGGCCGGTGTGCTGGCCGGAGGACCACATGGAGCCGGAGTCCCCGTAGTGCGAGGTGAGGGTGTAGGCGGAGGTGGGCAGCGAGTAGGTGCCGGCCGGCTTGGCGAGGCGCGCCTGCTCGGCCTTGGCCTCGGCGGCCTTCGCGGCGGCCTCTTCCGCGGCCTTCGCCTCGGCCTGGGCCTTGGCCTCCTCGGCCGCCTTGCGGGCCGTTTCCAGCTTGTCCTTGGCCTCCTGGGCGGCGGCCTGCTGAGCGGCCTGCTCCGCATCCGCCCGGGCCTTCGCGTCGGCGGCGTCCTGCTGGGACTCGGCCTGCTGGAGGATGCGGTTGCGCAGGGCCTCACCGGCGTCCGCGCCCTGGACGGACTGGAGCGCGACGATCCCGGCCCGCTCGTCCGCCGAGCCCCGGGAACCCGAACCACCGTCCGTCTGAGGGGACTTGTCCCCGGTCACCAGGTCGGGCAGGGAAGGCAGAGAGGGCAGGGATATCGCGACCTGGGGGCGGTCCTGCGCGGTGGCGATGCCGCCGGCACCGACCGCCGCGATGACGCCGACACCGAGAACGGTGGAGCTGCGGGCAAGTCCCCCGCGCTGCTTGGCGACCCGGTGCTTGCCCCGGACCGGTCGGACCGAATCCTCGGTGGGATTCCACTCGCCCCAGGCACCCGCGGTGGGCGGCTCCTGGATGTCGATGCCTTCAGGGGCAGGCAAGTTGGAGGCCACCGGGGCACACTCCTCATCGACGCGCATGGACGCGCGCGCGCACGGTGCCGTCTCTTGCGACGGCTGGGACGACCGCGCTGCGTTATCGAAAGGTAATAGACGTAGGGGAGTGATTCCAAGCTTCTCCGCTTGATCGTTCACACCAATCAGCCACGCACTGACTGGCTTTGGCCATGACTTTCTCCAACAAACCCCACTCAACCGGGGCAAAAATCGAGCAAGTCCTTTATCTCTTCAGCCACAAGGCCAACATGACGGCCCGTCAATTAGATTGCGGAGAGCACTCCCCTCCTCACGTAACGTCACATCGTGTCGTCGCGGGGCACCACCGGCACGGTCCGCCTCCGCTCCGGCTGCCGTTCCCCCGGCCGGCCCACCGCGAGCAGCGCCATGTCGTCCGTCGCCCCGCCCCCCGTATGCCGGCGCACATCACTGCTCAGCGCGCTCAGCAACGCCTGCGGCCCGGAGAAGATCCGCCCGCGCAGCCGGGCCGCCGGATCGTAGAAGTCCCCCGCCCCGTCCCGGGCCTCGGTCAGCCCGTCCGTGTAGAGGAGCAGGGTGGTCCCGGCCGGGAAGGCCCACTCCTGCACCAGGTCCGGCCAGCTGCCCACCTCGCCCATGCCGAGCGGCAGGGCGGGCTCAGCAGGGGCCAGCACCGCCAGATCGCCGTTCCCGTGCAGCAGCAGCGGCTCGGGATGACCCCGGTTGAGCAGCCGCAGCACGTCCGCGCCCGGCGGGATCTCCCCGAGCACGCACGTCGTGAACCCCTCCACCGCGTCCAGGCTGTCGCGCCGGGTGCCCTCGCGGGCCAGTGCCCGCTCCAGCCGCTGCGCCAGCGCCTCCAGCGTGGCCTCGGTGTCCGCAGCCTCCCGGAACGCCCCGAGGACCACCGCGACGGCCTCCACCGCCCCGAGCCCCTTGCCGCGTACGTCACCCACCGCGAGCCGCACCCCGTACGGGGTTTCCTGGACGGCGTACAGGTCCCCTCCGATGAAGGCGTCCGCCTGCGCGGCCTCGTACCAGGCACAGACGTGCAGCCCCCCGATGCGCTCGGCCGGCTTCGGCAGGACCGCCCGCTGCGCCGCCTCGGCGATCCCGCGGGCGGATGCGAGCTGCGCACCGCTGCGCCGCACCACGCGGTTGATCAGGAGGGCCAGCCCGGAGACGGTCACCACGGTCACGAGCTCGGTCACCGCCTCGCCCCTCCAGCCGATGCCGCTGAAGAGCTGCAGCAGGAACACCGCGAGCACGGCGATCGCACCGGTCACGGCCGTGGCCCAGAGGGTGAACAGCGGGGCGGCGATCAGCGGGGCAGCGGTGAAGAGCGGGGATCCGGTGAAGCTGGGCGGGGTCAGTACGGCGAAGACCACCCCGAGGACGATCAGCGCACCCGGCAGCACCCGGACCACCTGACGGGCCACAGCGCTCCCGGTGCCGCCGCCACGGCCACGGCCGCCGCCACGGCCGGCGCCACGGCCAGTGCTGCGGCCGGCGCCACCGCCGTCCGCGCGCCCGTCGCCGCTGCCCTGCCGGCCCAGCCCCACCACGCTGTTCTCCTGCCGCCCGGTCCGTCGCACGGGTGCGGGCCCGCCGCCGCCCCGCCCCTCAAGGCTGGCGGCAGGAGGGTCCCCACGGCGAGCCGGCGGCAGCCGGACGGGTGACGGATCGTGAGAAGGGCGGCCGGACGGGCCGGAACACGACGAAGGCCCGGTTCCTGTAAAGGAACCGGGCCTTCGTACTGAGTAGCGGGGGCAGGATTTGAACCTACGACCTCTGGGTTATGAGCCCAGCGAGCTACCGAGCTGCTCCACCCCGCGTCGGTAAACACAACTCTACGCCATCCGGGGGGAGCCCTCCGCCAATTAACCGCCCACCCGCCCCCGGATCCACATAACCGCAGGTCAGAGCAGTGAAACCGGATCCGAACAGGCCCGGATCGCCCGGCAGTCGGCACGGGTCCGCCGCCCTCCGAAACGAAGATCATCTCTGTTGCGCGCCGGTGACACTGCAGGGATCGTTCCGGGATCCGCCGCGGGCGATGATTCACCTGTCGCAAGGGCCAGGGGGAACACGAACCGGCCGGCGACGACCACCACACCTCTTCCGCCTCGGCGCTCTGCCGATGCTCCTGTGATTCCTGGGGGGAGTCCACCATGTCCGTTCGCACCGCAGCCGCCATCGCAGTCGTCGCCGGCGTTGTCACCACTCTGCTGCCGCTCTCGGCCACCGCCGTGTCCGCCGCACCCGTCGCCGACGATCACGCGGTGCTCCGTACGGAGATGGGCGCTCCCGTCCCCAGCGGCCCGCTGAGCCGCGGCGGCGCCACCGAGACCTTCGACCTCACGGTGAAGAACCCGACCGGCAAGGCCGTCACGTACAAGCCGTGGATGCTCGTCGACCAGACCGGCCCGAGCCGCCTGAAGCACGACGACGTCGTCTTCAAGGTCGACGCGGTGGACGCCCCGGCGACCAAGTCCTCGGTCGGCCAGCAGGACGGCGGCTGGCAGGGCCTGTTCTACCCGGCGACGGCCGGCGGCAAGGAGAGCGGCGCGGGCTTCGACATCCCGGCGAACGGCAAGATGACCTGGAAGGTCACCATCGGTCTCGGCGCGAACTACCCGACCAACGACGGGAACTTCACCTTCACCGCCACCAGCTACAACAACTCGGTGGCGCCCGGCGGCGCGGACTCCCACCTGTTCACGGTCGACCCGCAGATCAAGGCGGGCGAGCTGAAGACCTGGTTCCAGCAGGTCGGCTCCGGCAAGGACGACCCGGAGCAGCTCGCGTACCTGAACCTGAACCACCAGGCCACCGGCGAGGGCACGTTCGACACCGCTCTCGCGACCACCCTGAGCCTGACGCACCCGGGCGAGCAGAAGGCGGACTTCCGCCTCCAGGCCCTGATCGAAGGCCGCTGGCAGGACCTGTCGGGCGAGTACGGCCGCTACGAGCTGCCGCTCATCCCCAAGGGCTTCGGTGCCTCCGCCGGCGTCCGCTCCCTGCCGCTGCGGGTCTGCCTGGGCCTGGACACCCGGCTGACGAAGAAGACCATGATCACGATGGTGGCCGAGACCGGCCACGCCGAGGGCAACACCTACCCCTTCAAGAGCAGCTCGATCGAGTTCCCGCTCACCCCCTCCACCGACCCCGGCCCGTCGGACAAGCCGTCGGACAAGCCCTCCGAGAAGCCCGCCCCGGCCCCCTCCACCACGCCCTCCACCGCCACCCCCGTCGTGCAGCAGGCCGTCGCCGCCTCCACGGGCAACACCGCCGTGACGACCACCGGTTCGTCCACCGGCGCCCTCGCCCGGACCGGCTCCGACTCGGCCACCGGCCTGTACGCGGGCCTCGCCGCCGCCCTGGTCGCGCTCGGCGCGGCCGCCGCCTGGCTCGGCCGCCGTCGCCGCACCGCCGCCTGACCCGTCCCCGTACGACGAAGCGCCCCACCCGAGCGATCGGGTGGGGCGCTTCGCGTACCGCCGTCAGGCGACGGGATCCCGGCGGCGGGTCAGGACGCGGGTGGTGCTCCCGTCGTCCTCCCTCACGTCCCGGACATGGGTGAAGCCGATGCGCTCCAGCAGCGCCAGGGAGGCCGTGTTGGGGTCGGCCACGGTGGCGTGCACCTCGGCCAGCCCGAGGGTCCCGAAGCCGTACGCGACGATCGCCTCGGCGATCTCGGTCCCGAGGCCCGACCCCCAGGCCCCGGGCGCCAGGGCGTAGATGATCTCGTGCCCGCCGGTCTCTTCGGTCCGCTTGATCTCGGCGTGCCCGACCAGCAGGCCGTCCCTGCGCACCGCCCAGACGTCGAAGAGGCCCCCGGCGTAGACCTTCGAGAAGATCCGCCCGAAGAGCGCCCGGTCCTCGGCCTCGGTGGTGGGCCCGTCCCCCATCCAGCGCGAGACCAGCGTGTCCTGGAAGAGAGCGACGAAGCCTTCCTCGTCCTCGGTGACGTACGGCTCCAGGAGCAGGCGTTCGGTGCGCAGAACAGGGGTCGTCACAGGGGTCATGTCCGGCGACGCTACCGGCTCGGCCCGGCGGCCTCACCTGCATTACGGGCCGCCTGACCGGGCCTGACGCCCCGTCCG is drawn from Streptomyces sp. NBC_01232 and contains these coding sequences:
- the lhgO gene encoding L-2-hydroxyglutarate oxidase — its product is MQYAGVGGVSVGGGVDCDVLVIGGGIVGLSTAHALSRLAPGTRVVVLEKEPGPARHQTGRNSGVIHSGIYYRPGSLKARFAVSGAAEMVKFCAEHGIAHEVTGKLIVATEREELPRLHALVQRGRENGIPVRELGPAQITEYEPEVQGLAAIHVGSTGIVDYGRVTAQLAESSGAEIVYGGAVDLISRRASAVAVRTTSGLVVRARVLVNCAGLQCDRIARMAGDDPGMRIVPFRGEYYDLARPDLVRGLVYPVPDPAFPFLGVHLTRGIGGGVHVGPNAVPALAREGYAWSTVRPRDIADELAWPGSWRMAARHWRYGTGEIHRSLSKQAFTRAVRRLLPAVTAADLHPAAAGVRAQAVLRDGTLVDDFLIRDAPRTVHVLNAPSPAATASLPIGREIAARALRTLGSA
- the trmB gene encoding tRNA (guanosine(46)-N7)-methyltransferase TrmB yields the protein MPPKWRTEPRFPDGPSPDPAGSHHERRIRSFQPRRSRVTTGQGEALKRLWGTWGLDIDGHRVIDLKELFDGLPVVLEIGFGMGEATAQMAADDPGTGILAADVHTPGQGNLLALAERGGMSNIRVANGDAIILLREMLPPDSLAGMRVYFPDPWPKARHHKRRLIQPDFLTLAATRLAPGAVLHCATDWEPYAEQMLEVLTAHPDFENTRPDGGFSPRPEFRPLTRFEGQGLDKGHLVHDLLFRRTEN
- a CDS encoding sporulation protein, which codes for MSRELREPNEKLGAVLALAGISNAGLARRVNDLGAQRGLTLRYDKTSVARWVSKGMVPQGAAPHLIAAAIGAKLGRPVPLHEIGLADADPAPEVGLAFPRDVGAAVRSATDLYRLDLAGRRGGGGIWQSLAGSFSVAAYATPASRWLISPADSSVARGPAGSAPHLAPHRPADDTSAAHEPAAQHSMVQSPLSATPSAHDGPAHGATAPGPRPSPEGRTTGPATGPMTGPVTGPMTGPGAGPGGGSATGPPSTVLPAQPGPETQRDHGQRVGHSDVTKLREAAEDARRWDSKYGGGDWRSSMVPECLRVDAAPLLLGSYTDEVGRALFGATAELTRLAGWMAFDTGQQEAAQRYYIQALRLARAAADVPLGGYVLASMSLQATYRDFPDEGVDLAQAAVERNRGLATARTMSFFRLVEARAHAKASDPVAAGAALRAAEGWLERSREGDPDPTWLGFYSYDRFAADAAECYRDLKLPRQVRRFTEQALSRPTEEYVRSHGLRLVVSAVAELESGNLDAACAAGTRAVEVAGRISSARTTEYVRDLLHRLEPYGDEPRVAELRERARPLLVAPA
- a CDS encoding asparagine synthase-related protein; its protein translation is MRWLVGWSSIAASFGTAGRVSGQGPGQGGYGDSGAPLRGGIADAAHPGDPGADAERTVHPVGAQLLWGDPDPLWAVGDWRPDEIRTVTADPADPFTRLAVLGCCGATDAELRRALYAARGGALRHLTQWSGSYTAVVQAGRRITVVGDLAGARPVFYTPWASGTAYATAALPLADLIEAQLDIGHLAALLACPDSPEALGDGTPYAGVRRIPPGHALILREGSREITGYEQVASLAVAAPEADAGRAVEGVREALVDAVRARLTAPRHAPDTLPPYDPGPVPGMGPADRRAARGAPAPGVGADLSGGSASATLALLAAGLPGAPGTLLSPAGARLLAVTFNDLATPQGREAELERARAIAADPRLHHVVVAAAEEALPYAELDGPLTDEPGPSLVFAARERRRLAAGSADHFTGHGARQVLDAHPARMADLLMDRRRRHLLRPVAALARSASASGASGESLMVPLTVYSAARRLARTTYRAGMEAAAARLREGGVPERSTGPVDASLAALTWSRPGPAAGWLTGEALAEVSIRLTAAAGRPPLSLRPGEARARSLLARHAADHRVFEQAVEVRSQRLHAPFLDNQVVRAARALPESLRVQPGARAAILRTVLSSAGVREFPPGWGVTDRMPNETATRLGLRAALSDLLDLFASPLLADAGLIEARVVRQALLDAADGRPVPLDGLAELVSMELWLRRLLARRGTCWTGTSTARRRAVPEGVPVHRPALS
- a CDS encoding PrsW family intramembrane metalloprotease gives rise to the protein MFRAPRHVLPRPSGRVRTCVLLALLAVTGIAILELVREQTGTPGFFVGLGLALLPVAPLMAAFRWLGRAAPAPWSLLLFCFGWGACTAALIAILANNFATEWIAAATADASAADRLGSVAIAPVVEESAKAAALLMVFVFRRRHFTGPADGFVVAGFTATGFAFTENILYLGNAFVEDLAEGSGVLDSVTAATFFVRMVLSPFAHPLFTVLTGLGFGVAAVGARRSRRICPPLLGLALAMGMHALWNGSSHFGDHGFYLVYACVMVPAFGLLVWQAVRIRRNRLRAVAGELALYAAAGWLGPAEVPALASMPARSLARTLARRSGGRAAGRAVARYEADAAALALLRNRARRGGPVRERDFAGRERELLHGLWQRRATAGPALARAAVMEELIPSWFDPLEPADTLDAAGARADVPGPRRTDLRRSGPWTPATPAGPSSIRPCALPGGDGVR